One Streptomyces sp. NBC_00223 genomic window carries:
- a CDS encoding endonuclease domain-containing protein: protein MWLSLQAAHQRLADLTHHTAVPAYLDHVNRYTFAAASHVLIGDTAVPGYKYRQQWRFLDRDIQKAGKRLAGLAIDPGDLVDAGLEAGEPHTWRSRVWQWISQATYESELPQMQGPGVLSKDFAGQQLPEAFTRRTIASTRPLPLMVWSGKEWLVPRAYAAVLDRAEEVEAGLAAQDDVCSGCGTPAGREQWRSSSASGFVVLCPSCAAQASRPYTGHLRGRQYTKGFARRSPAEVFLCRMCPEPRRALYWDHCHSHGLFRGPLCVKCNNSEGAHGFIDRPGGVEHLLQCTDCRAQRTLPLQHHADIVRRLAVFEPHAACTHELSWRWFYAEDDGSVVARFRCYQHQPELAWSVTVPSDGVKLLVRRFIDEAIGSGP from the coding sequence ATGTGGCTTTCACTCCAGGCAGCACACCAAAGGCTTGCCGACCTCACCCACCACACGGCAGTCCCCGCGTATCTGGATCATGTGAACCGCTACACGTTCGCCGCTGCCAGCCACGTGCTCATCGGTGATACAGCCGTGCCCGGCTACAAGTACCGGCAGCAATGGCGCTTCCTCGACCGGGACATCCAGAAGGCCGGCAAGCGACTCGCCGGACTCGCGATCGACCCCGGCGACCTGGTCGACGCCGGCCTGGAGGCCGGCGAGCCACACACCTGGCGCTCTCGCGTCTGGCAGTGGATCTCTCAGGCCACCTATGAGTCCGAGCTTCCTCAGATGCAGGGCCCCGGTGTCCTATCCAAGGATTTCGCCGGGCAGCAGCTGCCCGAAGCTTTCACTCGGCGGACCATCGCGAGCACCCGGCCGCTGCCGCTGATGGTCTGGTCGGGGAAGGAGTGGCTGGTTCCTCGCGCCTATGCCGCTGTGCTGGACCGGGCCGAGGAGGTCGAAGCCGGCCTCGCAGCGCAGGACGACGTGTGCAGCGGCTGCGGAACGCCGGCCGGCCGCGAGCAGTGGCGTTCCTCCAGCGCCTCAGGGTTCGTCGTCCTGTGCCCGTCGTGTGCTGCCCAGGCCTCCAGGCCCTATACCGGCCATCTGCGAGGCCGCCAGTACACGAAGGGGTTCGCCAGACGCTCTCCCGCCGAGGTCTTCCTGTGCCGGATGTGTCCTGAACCCCGGCGGGCCCTGTATTGGGACCACTGCCATTCCCACGGTCTGTTCCGCGGGCCATTGTGCGTGAAGTGCAACAACTCCGAGGGCGCTCATGGGTTCATCGACCGTCCCGGAGGGGTCGAGCACCTTCTGCAGTGCACGGACTGCCGCGCTCAGCGGACCCTCCCCCTCCAGCACCACGCCGACATCGTCCGCCGCCTTGCCGTATTCGAACCGCACGCGGCATGTACGCACGAACTGTCCTGGAGGTGGTTCTACGCCGAGGACGACGGATCGGTCGTGGCCCGGTTCCGGTGCTATCAGCATCAGCCGGAGCTTGCATGGTCCGTCACCGTCCCATCGGACGGAGTGAAGCTTCTGGTACGCCGGTTCATCGACGAAGCCATCGGCTCCGGGCCGTAG
- a CDS encoding IS3 family transposase (programmed frameshift) produces MARPSPYPAELRRRAVRMVAEVRPDYETEWAAMKAVAGKLGIGAAETVRQWVRRDQIDSGTRPGTTTEESAQVKALKKEVAELRRANEILKAASGFLRGRARPATSSLVTFIDEHRDRFGGVEPICTVLTEHGLSIAPSTYYAAKVRPPSARAVRDAELKVLVQEVFEANYRVYGARKIWHHLRRQGHQVARCTVERLMRELGITGAVRGKRIVTTVQDRAAERAPDLVDRDFVAKAPNRTWVADFTHVAAWAGTVYVAFVVDTFSRRIVGWSAATTKHTELVLAAVEMGLWQRDREGSRHQHGQLVHHSDAGSQYTSFALAEHLQREGIAASIGSVGDAYDNALMESTIGLFKTELIKPRRPWRTLADVELATAEWVDWYNHHRLHGEIGHIPPAEYEANYHQTDKKHQVTVKI; encoded by the exons ATGGCACGTCCTTCCCCTTATCCCGCTGAGCTTCGGCGTCGTGCGGTGCGCATGGTCGCCGAGGTACGGCCGGACTACGAGACCGAGTGGGCCGCGATGAAGGCCGTCGCGGGCAAGCTCGGCATCGGCGCGGCCGAGACGGTGCGGCAGTGGGTCCGCCGGGACCAGATCGACTCCGGGACCCGGCCCGGGACGACGACGGAGGAATCCGCCCAGGTCAAAGCCCTGAAGAAAGAAGTCGCAGAGCTCAGGCGGGCGAACGAGATCCTCAAGGCGGCCTCGG GCTTTCTTCGCGGCCGAGCTCGACCGGCCACATCTTCGCTCGTGACGTTCATCGACGAGCACCGCGACCGCTTCGGCGGCGTCGAGCCGATCTGCACCGTGCTCACCGAGCACGGCCTCAGCATCGCGCCCTCCACCTACTACGCCGCCAAGGTCCGCCCGCCCTCGGCGCGTGCAGTGCGCGACGCGGAACTGAAAGTCCTGGTCCAGGAGGTGTTCGAGGCCAACTACCGTGTCTACGGAGCCCGCAAGATCTGGCACCACCTTCGCCGGCAGGGCCACCAGGTCGCCCGCTGCACGGTCGAGCGGCTGATGCGCGAACTCGGCATCACCGGAGCCGTCCGCGGGAAGAGGATCGTCACCACTGTCCAGGACCGGGCGGCCGAGCGGGCCCCGGACCTGGTCGACCGCGACTTCGTCGCCAAGGCTCCGAACCGGACCTGGGTCGCGGACTTCACCCATGTCGCGGCCTGGGCCGGCACGGTCTATGTCGCTTTCGTCGTCGACACTTTCTCCCGCCGCATCGTCGGCTGGTCCGCGGCTACCACCAAACACACCGAACTCGTCCTGGCCGCGGTGGAAATGGGCCTGTGGCAGCGCGACCGGGAAGGCAGCCGCCACCAGCACGGCCAACTGGTACACCACAGCGACGCCGGGTCGCAATACACCTCTTTCGCCCTCGCTGAACACCTTCAGCGGGAGGGCATCGCCGCCTCCATCGGATCCGTCGGCGACGCATACGACAACGCCCTGATGGAATCCACGATCGGCCTGTTCAAGACCGAACTGATCAAGCCCCGCCGGCCATGGCGAACCCTGGCCGACGTCGAACTGGCCACCGCCGAATGGGTCGACTGGTACAACCACCACCGCCTGCACGGTGAAATAGGCCACATCCCGCCCGCAGAATACGAAGCCAACTACCACCAGACCGACAAGAAACACCAGGTCACAGTCAAGATCTAG
- a CDS encoding class I SAM-dependent DNA methyltransferase has protein sequence MIEDDALGFTREAYDAVASVYADRFADSLRDEPLERAFLSAFAEVSRASGSGRVADLGCGPGHITAHLNGLGLAVSGVDASPAMIGLARQAYPGLRFDVGSMAALTFGDGELGGVLSRWSIIHTRPRELPVILSEFHRVLAPGGYLLLGFWAGDDPSRPAQVFDHTVAPAYRWSPDHLAAMLLESGLAEVARMVSEPRPADRRQFRSIHLLARKARTGRQIEHVT, from the coding sequence ATGATCGAAGACGATGCCCTCGGTTTCACCCGCGAGGCGTACGACGCCGTCGCGTCCGTGTACGCGGACCGGTTCGCCGACTCGTTGCGTGACGAGCCCCTCGAACGCGCGTTCTTGAGCGCTTTCGCCGAGGTCTCACGTGCGAGTGGGAGCGGTCGGGTCGCGGACCTGGGATGCGGGCCCGGTCATATCACCGCGCACTTGAACGGACTGGGGCTCGCGGTGTCCGGCGTCGACGCCTCTCCTGCGATGATCGGGTTGGCCCGTCAGGCGTATCCGGGCCTGCGGTTCGACGTGGGCTCGATGGCCGCGCTGACCTTCGGTGACGGTGAGCTGGGCGGCGTGCTGTCGCGTTGGTCCATCATCCATACTCGGCCGCGGGAACTTCCCGTGATCCTGTCGGAGTTCCACCGTGTGCTGGCACCTGGCGGCTACCTTCTGCTCGGCTTCTGGGCCGGCGATGATCCGTCCCGCCCGGCGCAGGTCTTCGATCACACGGTCGCGCCGGCCTATCGGTGGTCGCCTGACCACCTGGCCGCGATGCTGCTGGAATCAGGGCTGGCCGAGGTGGCCCGGATGGTGAGTGAGCCCCGGCCCGCGGACCGACGGCAGTTCCGTTCGATCCACCTGCTCGCCCGCAAGGCCCGGACGGGCCGTCAGATCGAGCACGTGACCTGA
- a CDS encoding SDR family oxidoreductase: MSGDDTVRAAGGPGTARCLVAGATGYIGGRLVPELLALGYRVRCLARTPAKLRDYPWAGDAEVVRGDVTDPVSLGAAMRGTDVAYYLVHALGSGKDFEATDRRAARNFAEQARAAGVRRIVYLGALTPAGVPDSELSPHLRSRAEVGRILLDSGVPTTVLRAAVIIGSGSASFEMLRYLTERLPVMVAPRWVHTRIQPIAVGDVLRVLAGSAAMPADVSRAFDIGGPDVLTYREMMTRYAAVAGLPRRIIVTVPALTPRLSSHWVGLVTPVPPSIARPLTESLRHEVVCHEHDIARYVPDPPGRPNGFETAVSLALRRVRDAEVTTRWSSASVPGAPSDPLPSDPQWAGGSLYTDRRQQLVDASPAALWRVIEGIGGDNGWYSFPLAWAARGWLDRLAGGAGLRRGRRDPARLRAGDSLDFWRVEEIMPGRLLRLRAEMRLPGLAWLEMHAGTDEQGRTRYRQRAVFHPHGLLGHAYWWTISPFHTALFGGMARNIAKAAAKQPTTQPARDTADEPAANTAANKT; this comes from the coding sequence ATGAGCGGTGACGACACGGTCCGCGCGGCGGGCGGGCCCGGCACCGCACGGTGCCTGGTGGCCGGCGCGACGGGCTACATCGGCGGAAGACTGGTGCCCGAGCTGCTGGCGCTGGGGTACCGGGTGCGCTGCCTGGCCCGGACCCCCGCGAAGCTGCGGGACTACCCCTGGGCCGGGGACGCCGAGGTGGTGCGCGGCGACGTCACCGACCCCGTGTCGCTCGGTGCGGCGATGCGCGGGACGGACGTGGCGTACTACCTGGTGCACGCCCTGGGCAGCGGGAAGGACTTCGAGGCCACCGACCGCCGGGCGGCGCGGAACTTCGCCGAGCAGGCACGTGCCGCGGGCGTACGGCGGATCGTCTACCTCGGCGCGCTCACCCCGGCCGGGGTACCGGACAGCGAACTGTCACCGCATCTGCGCTCGCGCGCCGAGGTCGGCCGTATCCTGCTGGACTCGGGCGTGCCCACGACCGTACTGCGGGCCGCGGTGATCATCGGATCGGGGTCGGCGTCGTTCGAGATGCTCCGCTACCTCACCGAGCGGCTCCCGGTGATGGTCGCCCCCAGATGGGTTCACACCCGTATCCAGCCCATCGCGGTGGGCGACGTCCTGCGGGTACTGGCCGGCAGCGCCGCGATGCCCGCCGACGTCAGCCGCGCCTTCGACATCGGCGGCCCCGACGTGCTGACCTACCGGGAGATGATGACGCGGTACGCCGCGGTCGCCGGGCTGCCGCGGCGGATCATCGTGACCGTACCGGCCCTCACACCCCGGCTGTCCAGCCACTGGGTCGGGCTGGTCACACCCGTGCCCCCGTCGATCGCCCGGCCGCTGACCGAGTCGCTGCGCCACGAGGTCGTCTGCCACGAACACGACATCGCCCGGTACGTCCCCGATCCGCCGGGCCGCCCGAACGGCTTCGAGACAGCGGTGTCGCTGGCACTGCGCCGGGTACGGGACGCCGAGGTCACCACCCGCTGGTCATCGGCCTCCGTACCGGGCGCGCCCAGCGACCCGCTGCCCTCCGACCCGCAATGGGCGGGCGGCAGCCTCTACACCGACCGCAGACAACAACTGGTCGACGCCTCACCCGCCGCCCTGTGGCGGGTCATCGAGGGCATCGGCGGCGACAACGGCTGGTACTCCTTCCCCCTGGCCTGGGCGGCCCGCGGCTGGCTCGACCGGCTGGCAGGCGGGGCAGGACTGCGCCGCGGCCGCCGCGATCCGGCCCGCCTACGGGCCGGCGACTCCCTCGACTTCTGGCGGGTCGAGGAAATCATGCCCGGCCGGCTGCTGCGCCTGCGCGCCGAAATGCGGCTCCCCGGCCTGGCCTGGCTGGAAATGCACGCCGGAACCGACGAACAAGGCCGCACCCGCTACCGCCAGCGCGCCGTATTCCACCCCCACGGACTCCTCGGCCACGCCTACTGGTGGACCATCTCCCCCTTCCACACCGCCCTGTTCGGCGGCATGGCACGCAACATCGCCAAAGCCGCCGCCAAACAACCCACCACACAACCCGCCCGGGACACAGCCGACGAACCGGCCGCGAACACAGCCGCGAACAAGACCTGA
- a CDS encoding DUF6400 family protein: protein MNQDDSANGLIPFTIDLTLEEARRRAEVVAALGPDWDPVAAMRGEEEAYALLYSGLDDEQQRTYDMLVAAGVLPGEEPGRAVAH, encoded by the coding sequence ATGAACCAGGACGACAGCGCCAACGGCCTCATACCCTTCACGATCGACCTGACCCTCGAGGAAGCCCGGCGACGGGCCGAGGTCGTGGCCGCGCTCGGGCCCGACTGGGACCCGGTGGCCGCCATGCGGGGCGAGGAGGAGGCGTACGCCCTCCTGTACTCGGGCCTGGACGACGAGCAGCAGCGCACCTACGACATGCTGGTGGCCGCGGGTGTCCTGCCGGGGGAAGAGCCGGGCCGTGCGGTCGCCCATTGA
- a CDS encoding FAD-dependent oxidoreductase translates to MTPRRVIVVGGGVMGSSAAWHLASRGTEVTLFEQFAPGHTRGSSHGTSRIFRLAYADPFYVSLAVRALPLWRQLEEETGTEVLTLTGALDHGPAAATEALWNALTAAGRPAERLTPDQVAERWPGLRADTTALVHPEAGRLHADNAVIAFQQAAAKHGAEIRHGLKAVTITRTSTGAEVITSDGTATRADAVVVAVGGWAPTALAPLVTRTPSLRVTLEQPAHFPAEDALSWPSFIHHGGAALPQDSGIYGLGSIDGVKAGFHGIGPVIDPDRSERTPDPAVTRALQEYAERWLPGADAQNPTITTCLYTTTPDHDFVIDREGPLTVLAGFSGHGFKFASVIGELAADLATGRPGPDRFTLNRLTG, encoded by the coding sequence ATGACACCACGCCGAGTAATCGTCGTCGGCGGCGGGGTGATGGGCTCGTCCGCGGCCTGGCACCTCGCCTCCCGCGGCACAGAGGTCACCCTCTTCGAGCAGTTCGCGCCGGGCCACACCCGCGGCAGTTCCCACGGCACCTCCCGGATCTTCCGGCTCGCCTACGCCGACCCCTTCTACGTCTCCCTCGCCGTGCGCGCCCTGCCCCTGTGGCGGCAGCTGGAGGAGGAGACCGGCACCGAGGTCCTGACCCTGACCGGCGCCCTCGACCACGGCCCCGCGGCCGCGACCGAAGCCCTGTGGAACGCCCTGACCGCGGCCGGCCGCCCCGCCGAACGCCTGACGCCCGACCAGGTCGCGGAACGCTGGCCCGGGCTGCGGGCCGACACCACCGCCCTGGTCCACCCCGAAGCCGGACGCCTCCACGCGGACAACGCCGTCATCGCGTTCCAGCAAGCCGCCGCCAAGCACGGCGCGGAGATCCGGCACGGGCTCAAGGCCGTCACCATCACCCGCACAAGCACCGGCGCCGAAGTCATCACCTCCGACGGGACGGCGACCCGCGCGGACGCCGTCGTCGTCGCGGTCGGCGGCTGGGCCCCCACTGCCCTGGCCCCCCTCGTGACCCGCACACCCTCCCTGCGCGTCACCCTCGAACAGCCCGCGCACTTCCCCGCCGAGGACGCCCTGTCCTGGCCCTCGTTCATCCACCACGGCGGAGCCGCCCTCCCCCAGGACTCCGGGATCTACGGGCTCGGCAGCATCGACGGCGTCAAGGCCGGATTCCACGGCATCGGCCCCGTCATCGACCCCGACCGGTCCGAGCGCACCCCCGACCCCGCCGTCACACGCGCCCTCCAGGAGTACGCCGAACGCTGGCTCCCCGGCGCCGACGCCCAGAATCCCACCATCACGACCTGCCTCTACACCACCACACCCGACCACGACTTCGTCATCGACCGCGAAGGACCCCTCACCGTCCTCGCGGGATTCTCCGGACACGGCTTCAAATTCGCCTCGGTCATCGGCGAACTCGCCGCCGACCTCGCCACGGGCCGCCCCGGACCGGACCGCTTCACGCTCAACCGCCTCACCGGCTGA
- a CDS encoding isochorismatase family protein, with protein sequence MARGLIVVDVQNDFCEGGSVPVKGGARIAAAITDLLDGSAGREYDYVVATRDRHIDPGAHFSESPDFRDSFPVHCVAGTSGSEFHPGFAPAVTSGSVDAVFFKGAHSASKSGFEGADAEGTSLADWLRARGVEDVDVVGIATDHCVRATALDAVKAGFRARVRLDYSVGVAPDTVASALDDFQQAGVGVSGQPAAAG encoded by the coding sequence ATGGCCCGAGGCTTGATCGTGGTGGATGTGCAGAACGACTTCTGCGAAGGCGGCAGTGTTCCGGTCAAGGGCGGGGCGCGGATCGCCGCGGCGATCACCGACCTGCTGGACGGAAGCGCGGGACGTGAGTACGACTATGTCGTCGCCACCCGGGACCGGCACATCGATCCCGGGGCCCACTTCTCCGAGAGCCCGGACTTCCGGGACAGCTTCCCCGTCCACTGTGTCGCCGGGACGTCCGGAAGCGAGTTCCATCCGGGCTTCGCTCCCGCCGTGACGTCCGGCTCTGTCGACGCCGTGTTCTTCAAGGGCGCCCACAGCGCTTCGAAGAGCGGCTTCGAGGGCGCGGACGCGGAGGGGACCTCCCTGGCGGACTGGTTGCGGGCCCGCGGTGTGGAGGACGTCGACGTGGTGGGTATCGCGACGGATCACTGCGTACGGGCCACGGCTCTGGACGCGGTCAAAGCCGGTTTCCGCGCACGCGTACGTCTCGATTACTCGGTCGGCGTGGCCCCGGACACCGTCGCCTCGGCCCTGGACGACTTCCAGCAGGCCGGTGTGGGCGTGTCCGGCCAACCGGCGGCCGCCGGATAA
- a CDS encoding PP2C family protein-serine/threonine phosphatase yields MTQPSGRSRLVIIPFALIAMITVADSLAPENIHLSPLLAVAPALTAAVSGPRVTALSGVLAVGAQAFIGQFGSEPGTANHVSQLIALTVLSTLVFFVCLVRERRSRELNQARSVAETAQRVLLRPPPRRIGPLRVAWLYLSAEDETEIGGDLFAVARGPDCGTRAIIGDVRGHGLASIGEASVVLGAFREGAHRHAALPGLVTALDESVCRNLEDVADTRYDPGEHFITALVLDLPDDGSQAEMINCGHPPPLLVRDREVTVLSASRPAPPLGLYGGLSGSGPGPGPGLGADLRTDQFALEPGDILVLYTDGVIEARSPEGVFYPLAERVATFPATHPADLLNRIHHDLIDHIGGEPVDDAALLVIERTQAHYPY; encoded by the coding sequence ATGACGCAGCCATCGGGCCGCAGCCGACTGGTGATCATTCCGTTCGCGCTGATCGCGATGATCACCGTGGCGGATTCGCTGGCCCCGGAGAACATCCACCTGAGTCCGCTGCTGGCGGTCGCGCCCGCCCTCACCGCGGCGGTGTCCGGGCCGCGGGTGACCGCACTGTCGGGGGTCCTGGCCGTAGGGGCCCAGGCTTTCATCGGACAGTTCGGCAGCGAGCCGGGTACGGCCAACCACGTGTCGCAGCTCATCGCGCTGACCGTCCTGTCCACGCTGGTGTTCTTCGTATGCCTGGTGCGGGAGCGGCGCAGCCGCGAGCTGAACCAGGCACGGTCCGTCGCCGAGACGGCGCAGCGCGTACTGCTGAGACCCCCGCCCCGCCGGATCGGGCCGCTGCGGGTGGCCTGGCTGTATCTGTCCGCCGAGGACGAGACCGAGATCGGAGGCGACCTGTTCGCGGTCGCGCGCGGGCCCGACTGCGGTACACGGGCGATCATCGGGGACGTACGCGGCCATGGCCTGGCCTCCATCGGTGAGGCGTCGGTGGTGCTGGGCGCGTTCCGCGAGGGCGCCCACCGGCATGCCGCCCTGCCCGGGCTCGTGACCGCCCTGGACGAGAGCGTCTGCCGGAACCTGGAGGACGTCGCCGACACCCGGTACGACCCCGGCGAGCACTTCATCACTGCACTCGTTCTCGACCTCCCCGACGACGGCTCGCAGGCCGAAATGATCAACTGCGGCCACCCGCCACCGCTGCTCGTACGCGACCGCGAGGTCACGGTCCTGTCCGCCAGCCGTCCGGCGCCCCCGCTGGGCCTGTACGGCGGCCTGTCCGGCTCCGGTCCCGGTCCCGGCCCCGGCCTCGGTGCCGATCTGCGCACGGACCAGTTCGCGCTCGAACCCGGCGACATACTCGTCCTGTACACCGACGGGGTCATCGAAGCCCGCTCGCCGGAGGGCGTCTTCTACCCGCTCGCCGAACGGGTCGCCACCTTCCCCGCGACCCACCCCGCCGATCTGCTCAACCGCATTCACCACGACCTGATCGACCACATCGGCGGTGAGCCCGTCGACGACGCGGCCCTCCTGGTCATAGAACGCACCCAGGCCCACTACCCCTATTAG
- a CDS encoding YoaK family protein, translating to MLFAGVAGAVDVLAFTALGRVFAGVMTGNLVLLGLALTRAGGDSGLSAPLLALAGYVVGAVVVGRFCRRLPGEPESRWPAAVVRWLAVETALLAAVTVGWAVAGGAPGQPWRDVVLTVLAAAMGVQSAALVGAGRAGGPGTYFTGTLTTLAVRAAGPDAGRPALGDVLRLIALTSGAAAAAGVRAASPAWAMAVPLFAAVAALVCVTAWGRRP from the coding sequence GTGTTGTTCGCGGGGGTGGCGGGCGCGGTGGACGTACTGGCCTTCACCGCGCTGGGGCGGGTCTTCGCGGGGGTGATGACCGGGAATCTGGTGCTGCTGGGGCTCGCGTTGACCAGGGCGGGCGGCGACAGCGGACTGTCGGCGCCGCTGCTGGCGCTGGCCGGTTACGTCGTGGGCGCCGTGGTGGTGGGACGGTTCTGCCGGCGGCTGCCGGGGGAACCGGAGTCGCGGTGGCCGGCGGCGGTGGTGCGCTGGCTCGCCGTGGAGACGGCGCTGCTGGCGGCCGTGACCGTGGGCTGGGCGGTGGCGGGTGGGGCGCCGGGACAGCCGTGGCGCGATGTCGTACTGACCGTGCTCGCGGCGGCGATGGGGGTGCAGTCGGCCGCGCTGGTGGGAGCGGGCCGGGCCGGCGGCCCGGGAACGTACTTCACGGGCACGCTCACGACCCTGGCCGTCCGCGCCGCGGGCCCCGACGCCGGCCGCCCGGCTCTGGGCGACGTACTGCGGCTGATCGCGCTGACCTCGGGCGCGGCAGCGGCGGCCGGCGTACGGGCGGCCTCCCCGGCCTGGGCCATGGCCGTACCCCTCTTCGCAGCGGTCGCGGCACTGGTGTGCGTGACCGCCTGGGGCCGCAGGCCCTGA
- a CDS encoding e9imm peptide, with the protein MGRIIAADYVDDEPSGRLDRLGGALACPAGHLGDPIFWPKGPAPSAEEVVEQAMAYRPTAL; encoded by the coding sequence GTGGGTCGGATCATCGCGGCGGACTACGTCGACGACGAGCCGAGCGGTCGGCTCGACCGGCTCGGCGGCGCCCTCGCCTGTCCGGCGGGGCACCTCGGCGATCCGATCTTCTGGCCGAAGGGGCCCGCGCCCTCGGCCGAGGAGGTGGTCGAGCAGGCGATGGCCTACCGGCCGACGGCCCTGTGA